From Sphingomonas nostoxanthinifaciens, a single genomic window includes:
- a CDS encoding SPFH domain-containing protein, producing the protein MLSGGLIVLVILLVILLPTLLKAFGINQEYERAVLFRLGRLGESKGPGWYWLLPWVDRVVKVDLRTVTSVLETQETVTRDGVPVKVNAVLWFRAKEAVRVVTTVQNWQSAVIQAAETAMRDVIGQSDLDGMLKDRVLINQRLQEMLARACEHWGIVVDSIEMKDLDIPENMQRAIGREAEAIREKRARIIKAEGEKEAAETLAAAAAMIGGTPGALELRRLQTLTEIGVEHNSTIIAMMPVELIEAAKKLAGG; encoded by the coding sequence ATGCTGTCGGGTGGCCTGATCGTCCTTGTGATCCTGCTGGTGATTTTGTTGCCGACGCTGCTGAAGGCGTTCGGCATCAACCAGGAATATGAACGCGCGGTGCTGTTCCGCCTCGGCCGGCTGGGCGAAAGCAAGGGGCCGGGCTGGTACTGGCTGCTGCCGTGGGTCGACCGCGTCGTGAAGGTCGACCTGCGCACCGTCACCAGCGTGCTGGAGACGCAGGAAACCGTCACCCGCGACGGCGTGCCGGTGAAGGTCAATGCCGTCCTGTGGTTTCGCGCCAAGGAGGCGGTGCGCGTCGTCACCACCGTCCAGAACTGGCAGAGCGCGGTGATCCAGGCGGCCGAGACGGCGATGCGCGACGTGATCGGCCAGAGCGACCTCGACGGGATGCTCAAGGATCGCGTGCTCATCAACCAGCGCCTGCAGGAGATGCTGGCGCGCGCGTGCGAGCATTGGGGCATCGTGGTCGACTCGATCGAGATGAAAGATCTCGACATTCCCGAGAACATGCAGCGAGCGATCGGCCGCGAGGCCGAGGCGATCCGCGAAAAGCGTGCGCGCATCATCAAGGCCGAGGGCGAGAAGGAGGCGGCCGAGACGCTCGCCGCCGCCGCCGCGATGATCGGCGGCACGCCCGGTGCGCTGGAACTGCGCCGCCTGCAGACGCTGACCGAGATCGGGGTGGAGCATAACTCCACCATCATCGCGATGATGCCGGTCGAGCTGATCGAGGCAGCGAAGAAGCTGGCGGGGGGGTAG
- a CDS encoding NADH-quinone oxidoreductase subunit J, with protein MIQILAFYLFAAVTVLSGILCVTGRNPVHSVMWLILAFFNAAGLMVLVGAEFIAMLLVIVYVGAVAVLFLFVVMMLDIDFAELRSGFARYLPLGLALVALLAGEIIFATSAWNAGGIELARIAPTPDAASVPNIQALGILIYTRYLYIFEGAGLVLLVALIGAIVLTHRKRGDVRHQRISDQNRRRPQDATRNVRPTIGQGVEL; from the coding sequence GTGATCCAGATCCTAGCCTTCTACCTGTTCGCGGCGGTGACCGTACTGTCGGGCATATTGTGCGTGACAGGGCGCAATCCCGTTCATTCGGTCATGTGGCTGATCCTCGCCTTCTTCAACGCGGCGGGGCTGATGGTCTTGGTCGGCGCCGAGTTCATCGCGATGCTGCTCGTCATCGTCTATGTCGGTGCGGTCGCGGTGCTGTTCCTGTTCGTTGTGATGATGCTCGACATCGACTTCGCCGAACTACGCTCGGGCTTCGCGCGCTACCTGCCGCTCGGCCTGGCGCTGGTCGCGCTGCTGGCGGGCGAGATCATCTTCGCGACGAGTGCATGGAATGCCGGCGGGATCGAGCTGGCGCGTATCGCGCCGACGCCCGACGCGGCGAGCGTCCCCAACATCCAGGCGCTCGGCATCCTCATCTACACGCGCTACCTCTACATCTTCGAGGGCGCGGGCCTGGTGCTGCTGGTCGCGCTGATCGGCGCGATCGTGCTGACGCACCGCAAGCGCGGCGACGTCCGCCACCAGCGCATCTCCGACCAGAATCGCCGGCGCCCGCAGGATGCCACCCGCAACGTGCGGCCGACGATCGGCCAGGGGGTCGAGCTGTGA
- a CDS encoding biotin--[acetyl-CoA-carboxylase] ligase translates to MTIAVVAETGSTNADLLEAAAAGALEGTWLRAERQSGGRGRLGRVWQSPPGNLYASTIVRLGMADPPAPELALVAGVALHDAASTFADGGAIRLKWPNDLTADGAKLAGILVERTGDALVIGFGVNLAHHPEGLDRPVTSLLALSGTAPPPDDFATRLRDALARWVARWRGEGFASVRAAWLERAHPLGTPLRAATAAGTVEGAFGGLSADGALRLVLADGSLEEVRAGDVFLV, encoded by the coding sequence GTGACGATCGCGGTCGTCGCCGAGACCGGCTCGACCAATGCCGACCTGCTGGAGGCAGCGGCGGCGGGTGCGCTCGAGGGCACGTGGCTTCGGGCCGAGCGGCAGAGCGGCGGGCGCGGTCGGCTCGGGCGGGTGTGGCAGTCGCCGCCGGGCAATCTCTACGCCAGCACGATCGTCCGGCTGGGCATGGCCGATCCGCCGGCGCCGGAGCTGGCGCTGGTTGCGGGCGTGGCGCTGCACGACGCTGCGAGCACCTTTGCCGATGGTGGGGCGATCAGGCTCAAATGGCCCAACGACCTGACCGCGGATGGCGCGAAGCTGGCCGGTATTCTCGTCGAGCGGACCGGCGATGCGCTGGTGATCGGTTTTGGGGTCAACCTCGCCCACCATCCCGAGGGGCTCGACCGACCGGTGACCAGCCTGCTTGCGCTGTCGGGGACAGCGCCGCCGCCCGACGACTTCGCCACGAGGCTGCGTGACGCGCTCGCGCGCTGGGTGGCGCGCTGGCGTGGGGAGGGGTTCGCGTCGGTACGTGCGGCGTGGTTGGAGCGCGCGCATCCGCTGGGCACGCCACTCCGCGCTGCGACCGCGGCGGGGACGGTAGAGGGCGCGTTTGGTGGGCTTTCCGCGGATGGCGCCCTGCGTCTGGTTCTCGCGGATGGTAGTCTAGAAGAGGTGCGGGCGGGCGACGTCTTCCTCGTCTAG
- the nuoK gene encoding NADH-quinone oxidoreductase subunit NuoK, protein MIGLNHFLAVSAILFVTGVFGIFINRKNLIIILMAIELILLSVNINLVAFSAYLHDLVGQVFAMFVLTVAAGEAAIGLAILVIYFRGRGTIAVDDVNRMKG, encoded by the coding sequence GTGATCGGTCTGAACCATTTCCTCGCCGTTTCCGCGATCCTGTTTGTGACGGGCGTGTTCGGCATCTTCATCAACCGGAAGAACCTGATCATCATCCTGATGGCGATCGAGCTCATCCTGTTGAGCGTGAACATCAACCTCGTCGCCTTCTCGGCCTATCTGCACGATCTGGTCGGACAGGTGTTCGCGATGTTCGTGCTGACCGTCGCGGCGGGCGAGGCCGCGATCGGCCTTGCCATCCTCGTCATCTATTTCCGTGGCCGCGGCACCATCGCGGTCGACGACGTCAACCGGATGAAGGGGTGA
- a CDS encoding sugar MFS transporter, giving the protein MALPTTPASGMAATGQSASYRPALTLLASLFFMWGFITVINGTLLPHLRSVFDLSYFQAALIESVFFIAYFFASIPSAKIIERIGYQKALVTGLLIMAAGALGMMLAASIPSYGVTLLMLFVIASGITLLQVAANPYVAVIGPAETASSRLNLVQAMNSAGTMLAPLFGAYLILGRSKGGTAKAGTVLTSAERLADAHSVVLPYALVAVVLVVLAIIIARFPLPAMGSATKRLAKEERQHHSLWRHPNLIFGMGAIFIYLIAEIGVGNLFVNFISRPEIGNMTTEQGGRYLTLLWGGMMVGRFIGSALMQKIPAQHVLAGFAIGACATMLVTVFTSGPVAMWSLILVGLFHSIMFPTIFTLGIRGLGPLTEEGSGLLIMSIAGGALVAVQGWLADTVGLQNSFLLTAACELYVLFYAVWGSRVRESADTV; this is encoded by the coding sequence ATGGCACTACCGACCACCCCCGCCAGCGGCATGGCCGCGACCGGGCAGAGCGCCTCCTATCGGCCGGCGCTCACCCTGCTCGCCAGCCTGTTCTTCATGTGGGGCTTCATCACGGTCATCAACGGGACGCTGCTGCCCCACCTGCGCAGCGTGTTCGATCTCTCCTATTTCCAGGCCGCGCTGATCGAGAGCGTGTTCTTCATCGCCTATTTCTTCGCCTCGATCCCGTCCGCCAAGATCATCGAGCGGATCGGCTATCAGAAGGCACTGGTGACCGGCCTGCTTATCATGGCGGCGGGCGCGCTGGGGATGATGCTGGCCGCGAGCATTCCGTCCTATGGCGTGACGCTTTTGATGCTGTTCGTGATCGCGAGCGGCATCACCCTGCTGCAGGTCGCGGCCAACCCCTATGTCGCGGTGATCGGCCCGGCGGAGACGGCCTCGTCGCGCCTCAACCTCGTCCAGGCGATGAACTCGGCGGGCACGATGCTGGCGCCTCTGTTCGGCGCCTATCTGATCCTCGGCCGCTCGAAGGGCGGCACGGCCAAGGCCGGCACGGTGCTGACCTCGGCCGAGCGCCTCGCCGACGCGCATTCGGTGGTCCTGCCCTACGCGCTGGTCGCGGTAGTGCTGGTGGTGCTGGCGATCATCATCGCCCGCTTCCCGCTGCCGGCGATGGGATCCGCCACCAAGCGGCTCGCCAAGGAAGAGCGGCAGCATCATTCGCTGTGGCGCCACCCGAACCTGATCTTCGGCATGGGCGCGATCTTCATCTACCTGATCGCCGAGATCGGCGTCGGCAACCTGTTCGTGAACTTCATCAGCCGCCCCGAGATCGGCAACATGACGACCGAGCAGGGCGGCCGCTACCTCACTTTGCTGTGGGGCGGCATGATGGTCGGGCGGTTCATCGGCTCGGCGTTGATGCAGAAGATCCCGGCGCAGCACGTGCTGGCCGGCTTCGCGATCGGCGCGTGCGCGACGATGCTGGTGACGGTGTTCACCAGCGGCCCGGTCGCGATGTGGTCGCTGATCCTGGTGGGCCTGTTCCACTCGATCATGTTCCCGACGATCTTCACGCTCGGCATCCGTGGCCTCGGCCCACTGACCGAGGAGGGCTCGGGCCTGCTCATCATGTCGATCGCCGGCGGCGCGCTGGTGGCAGTGCAGGGCTGGCTGGCGGATACGGTCGGCCTGCAGAACAGCTTCCTGCTGACCGCGGCGTGCGAACTCTACGTGCTGTTCTACGCGGTTTGGGGCTCGAGAGTGCGCGAATCCGCCGATACGGTCTGA
- a CDS encoding NADH-quinone oxidoreductase subunit M — MNQLGFPILTLLIAIPTFAAIACLFADAKAARWIALAATLLDFALGIVLWLGYQVGGDQWQFVENVPLFGRFAWALGIDGIALMLIELSVFLMPLCILASWKSIEKRVPEYMAALLLIETLMLGVFMAQDLFLFYIFFEAGLIPMYLLIGIWGGQDRIYASYKFFLYTLLGSLLMLIAMLWMANFANSTSIPVLMLTDFPVRAQTWLFLAFFASFAVKMPMWPVHTWLPDAHVQAPTAGSVILAGVLLKMGGYGFIRFSLPMFPEASAQLFWLVAMLSGIAIVYTSLVALVQHDMKKLIAYSSVAHMAFVTFGLFAFNRQGIEGGLMVMLGHGLVSGALFLCVGVVYDRLHTREIARYGGLANNMPRYALFFMLFTMASVGLPGTSNFVGEFLSMMGIYGASTWAAFVATTGIILGAAYMLYLYRRVVQGPLDKPDVAAMTDLSARELVILIPVALAVLWMGVYPESFMAPMRKDVGVVLARVDRAWPGGDSRLAKNGKPVTFAASTEAGR, encoded by the coding sequence ATGAACCAGCTCGGCTTCCCCATCCTCACTTTGCTCATCGCGATCCCGACCTTTGCGGCGATCGCCTGCCTGTTCGCCGACGCCAAGGCGGCGCGCTGGATCGCGCTCGCCGCGACCCTGCTCGATTTCGCGCTGGGGATCGTGCTGTGGCTCGGTTACCAGGTCGGCGGCGACCAGTGGCAGTTCGTCGAGAATGTGCCGCTGTTCGGGCGCTTTGCCTGGGCGCTGGGCATCGACGGCATCGCGCTGATGCTGATCGAGCTGTCGGTGTTCCTGATGCCGCTCTGCATCCTGGCGAGCTGGAAATCGATCGAGAAGCGCGTTCCCGAATATATGGCGGCGCTGCTGCTGATCGAGACGCTGATGCTCGGCGTGTTCATGGCGCAGGATCTGTTCCTGTTTTACATCTTCTTCGAAGCCGGCCTGATCCCGATGTATCTGCTGATCGGCATCTGGGGTGGGCAGGACCGCATCTACGCGAGCTACAAATTCTTCCTCTACACATTGCTCGGCTCGCTGCTGATGCTGATCGCGATGCTGTGGATGGCGAACTTTGCCAATTCGACCAGCATCCCCGTGCTGATGCTGACCGATTTCCCGGTGCGTGCGCAGACGTGGCTGTTCCTCGCTTTCTTCGCCAGCTTCGCGGTGAAGATGCCGATGTGGCCGGTCCACACCTGGCTGCCCGATGCGCACGTGCAGGCGCCGACGGCGGGATCGGTGATCCTGGCGGGCGTGCTGCTGAAGATGGGCGGCTACGGCTTCATCCGTTTCTCGCTGCCGATGTTCCCCGAGGCGTCGGCGCAGCTGTTCTGGCTGGTCGCCATGCTGTCGGGCATCGCGATCGTCTACACCAGCCTCGTCGCGCTGGTGCAGCACGACATGAAGAAGCTGATCGCTTATTCGTCGGTCGCGCACATGGCGTTCGTCACGTTCGGCCTGTTCGCCTTCAACCGGCAGGGGATCGAGGGCGGCCTGATGGTGATGCTCGGCCACGGCCTCGTCTCGGGCGCGCTCTTCCTGTGCGTCGGCGTGGTCTATGATCGCCTGCACACCCGCGAGATTGCGCGCTACGGCGGGCTCGCCAACAACATGCCGCGCTACGCTCTGTTCTTCATGCTGTTCACGATGGCGTCGGTCGGCCTGCCCGGCACGTCGAACTTCGTCGGCGAGTTCCTGAGCATGATGGGCATTTACGGCGCATCGACTTGGGCGGCGTTCGTCGCGACGACCGGCATCATCCTCGGCGCGGCCTACATGCTCTATCTCTACCGTCGCGTGGTGCAGGGTCCGCTCGACAAGCCCGACGTGGCGGCGATGACCGACCTGTCGGCGCGCGAGCTGGTGATTCTGATCCCGGTCGCGCTCGCAGTATTGTGGATGGGCGTCTATCCGGAGAGCTTCATGGCGCCGATGCGCAAGGATGTAGGCGTCGTGCTGGCGCGGGTCGATCGTGCATGGCCGGGCGGCGACAGCCGACTGGCGAAGAATGGCAAGCCGGTGACGTTTGCCGCTTCGACGGAGGCCGGCCGATGA
- the trmFO gene encoding methylenetetrahydrofolate--tRNA-(uracil(54)-C(5))-methyltransferase (FADH(2)-oxidizing) TrmFO yields the protein MTYQIHIIGGGLAGSEAAWQLAEAGIAVRLSEMRGIEATAAHHTDALAELVCSNSFRSDDEHNAVGLLHAEMRALGSLILMQADAHRVPAGSALAVDRDGFAEGVTQAIANHPRIELVRERVDHLPDGPTIIATGPLTAAPLAEAIRAETGEDALAFFDAIAPIVHRDSIDMETAWFQSRWNKGDGHDYINCAMNKDEYLAFHAALLAGEKGEFREWEKDTPYFEGCMPIEVMAERGVDTLRYGPMKPVGLDDPRTGRWPYAVVQLRQDNALGTLWNIVGFQTKLKHAEQVRVFRTIPGLQNAEFARLGGLHRNTFIQSPKLLDGELRLRARSHVRFAGQITGCEGYVESAAIGLLAGRFAAAELLGGTLAPPPAETALGALLGHITGGATAETYQPMNVNFGLFPPLAERSKKADRKGLMAARARTALTAWTEGDRSVASANGSIAEAATPR from the coding sequence ATGACCTACCAGATTCACATTATCGGCGGCGGCCTCGCCGGATCGGAAGCGGCATGGCAGTTGGCCGAGGCGGGAATCGCCGTACGCCTGTCGGAGATGCGCGGGATCGAGGCCACGGCCGCCCACCACACCGATGCGCTGGCCGAACTCGTCTGCTCGAACAGCTTCCGCTCGGATGACGAGCATAATGCGGTCGGGCTGCTCCACGCCGAGATGCGCGCGCTGGGCTCGCTGATCCTGATGCAGGCCGACGCGCACCGCGTGCCGGCGGGATCGGCGCTGGCGGTCGACCGCGACGGCTTCGCCGAGGGCGTGACGCAGGCGATCGCGAACCATCCCAGGATCGAGCTGGTGCGCGAGCGGGTCGACCACCTGCCCGACGGCCCGACGATCATCGCGACCGGCCCGCTGACGGCAGCCCCCTTGGCCGAGGCGATCCGCGCCGAGACGGGCGAGGATGCGCTCGCTTTCTTCGATGCGATCGCACCGATCGTCCATCGCGACAGCATCGACATGGAGACCGCATGGTTCCAGTCGCGCTGGAACAAGGGCGACGGCCACGATTACATCAACTGCGCGATGAACAAGGACGAATATCTCGCCTTCCACGCCGCTTTGCTCGCAGGCGAGAAAGGCGAATTCCGCGAATGGGAGAAGGATACGCCCTATTTCGAGGGCTGCATGCCGATCGAGGTGATGGCCGAGCGCGGGGTCGATACCTTGCGCTACGGCCCGATGAAGCCAGTCGGCCTTGATGATCCGCGCACTGGGCGCTGGCCCTATGCGGTGGTGCAGCTGCGCCAGGACAATGCGCTGGGCACGTTGTGGAACATCGTCGGCTTCCAGACCAAGCTGAAGCATGCCGAGCAGGTACGCGTGTTCCGCACGATTCCCGGCCTGCAGAATGCCGAGTTTGCGCGGCTGGGCGGGCTGCACCGCAACACCTTCATCCAGAGCCCCAAGCTGCTCGACGGCGAATTGCGGCTGCGCGCGCGCTCGCACGTGCGCTTCGCCGGGCAGATCACCGGCTGCGAAGGCTATGTCGAGAGCGCCGCGATCGGCCTGCTCGCCGGGCGCTTCGCCGCGGCCGAGCTGCTGGGCGGCACGCTCGCGCCGCCGCCGGCCGAGACAGCGCTCGGCGCGCTGCTGGGTCACATCACCGGTGGCGCCACGGCCGAGACCTACCAGCCGATGAACGTCAATTTCGGCCTGTTCCCGCCGCTCGCTGAGCGCTCGAAGAAGGCTGATCGCAAGGGCTTGATGGCGGCGCGGGCGCGAACCGCGCTGACGGCGTGGACCGAGGGCGATCGGTCTGTCGCAAGTGCGAACGGCTCCATTGCCGAGGCCGCGACGCCCCGCTAG
- the nuoN gene encoding NADH-quinone oxidoreductase subunit NuoN, with the protein MSGSLWATMPELILSVGALLLLLVAAWAGDGATKAISWASVALLALSAFSLLGPAGHAGVAFDGLYRADSFAAFAKVLIDAAAAVSIIAAPRWFERGGVLRAEYPILILLSSVGMGMMVSAADLLTLYVGLELQSLAAYVLASFMRRDLRSAEAGLKYFILGALASGILLYGIALLYGFSGTTQFDGISAGIAANGLGMGLLFGLVFTLAGLIFKIAAVPFHMWTPDVYEGAPTPVTAFFASAPKVAAMALLVRVGVEALGPASDAWRQVMVFCALASTILGGVAAIGQKNMKRLLAYSSINNVGFALMGLIPGTREGVASVLTYMTVYVIMTLGSFLCVMRMRNADGHPVEDIAALSGLSRTRPALAAALAMFMFSLAGIPPLFGFWPKFVVFDALVRFGMWPLAAIGITTSVIGAFYYLSIVKRMYFDDPAPAFAPAEGKVESGLIVLAVAAISPLGYLAIPFLGAASLAAASALF; encoded by the coding sequence ATGAGCGGCTCGCTCTGGGCGACGATGCCCGAACTGATCCTCTCGGTCGGCGCGCTGCTGCTGCTGCTGGTCGCCGCTTGGGCCGGTGACGGCGCGACCAAGGCGATCAGCTGGGCGTCGGTCGCGTTGCTGGCGCTGTCGGCATTCTCGCTGTTGGGCCCCGCGGGCCATGCCGGCGTGGCGTTCGACGGCCTCTATCGCGCCGATAGCTTCGCCGCATTCGCCAAGGTGTTGATCGATGCGGCCGCGGCGGTCTCGATCATCGCCGCGCCGCGCTGGTTCGAGCGCGGCGGCGTGTTGCGTGCCGAATATCCCATTCTGATCCTGCTGTCCTCGGTCGGCATGGGCATGATGGTGTCGGCGGCCGACCTGCTCACCCTCTATGTTGGGCTCGAGCTGCAGAGCCTCGCGGCCTATGTGCTGGCGAGCTTCATGCGGCGCGATCTGCGCTCGGCCGAGGCGGGGCTGAAATATTTCATCCTCGGCGCGCTCGCGAGCGGTATCCTGCTCTACGGCATCGCCTTGCTCTACGGCTTTTCGGGTACGACCCAGTTCGACGGCATCAGCGCGGGTATCGCCGCCAACGGGCTCGGCATGGGCCTGCTGTTCGGCCTCGTCTTCACGCTGGCCGGGCTCATCTTCAAGATCGCGGCGGTGCCGTTCCACATGTGGACGCCCGACGTGTACGAAGGCGCGCCGACCCCGGTCACCGCCTTCTTCGCGTCGGCACCCAAGGTGGCGGCGATGGCCTTGCTGGTGCGCGTCGGTGTCGAGGCGCTTGGGCCGGCGAGCGACGCGTGGCGTCAGGTGATGGTGTTCTGCGCGCTCGCCTCGACCATCCTCGGCGGCGTCGCGGCGATCGGCCAGAAGAATATGAAGCGGCTGCTGGCTTACTCCTCGATCAACAATGTCGGCTTCGCGCTGATGGGCTTGATCCCGGGGACGCGCGAGGGCGTCGCCTCGGTGCTGACCTACATGACGGTCTACGTCATCATGACCTTGGGCTCGTTCCTGTGCGTGATGCGGATGCGCAATGCCGACGGCCACCCGGTCGAGGATATCGCCGCGCTCTCCGGCCTGTCGCGCACGCGCCCGGCGCTGGCGGCGGCGCTGGCGATGTTCATGTTCAGCCTCGCCGGCATCCCGCCGCTCTTCGGCTTCTGGCCCAAGTTCGTGGTGTTCGATGCTTTGGTCCGGTTCGGCATGTGGCCGCTGGCGGCGATCGGCATCACCACCTCGGTGATCGGCGCCTTCTACTATCTCAGCATCGTCAAGCGGATGTATTTCGACGATCCCGCCCCGGCGTTCGCGCCGGCCGAGGGCAAGGTCGAGAGCGGGCTGATCGTGCTGGCGGTGGCGGCGATCTCGCCGCTCGGCTACCTCGCCATCCCGTTCTTGGGTGCGGCGTCCCTGGCGGCGGCGAGCGCGCTGTTCTGA
- the nuoL gene encoding NADH-quinone oxidoreductase subunit L gives MITLLVFLPLLAAIIAGLGNRAIGNVPAKIVTTGALFVSCGIAWTIFPGYLAGTSQPYVAHVLKFIASGNLQVDWALRVDTLTAVMLVVVTSVSALVHLYSWGYMAEDPSQPRFFAYLSLFTFAMLMLVTSDSLIQMFFGWEGVGLASYLLIGFWYEKPSAQKAAIKAFVVNRVGDFGFSLGIFGTFLVFGTVSIPTILGMAPQMAGTTIGFLGCRVDTMTLLCLLLFIGAMGKSAQLGLHVWLPDAMEGPTPVSALIHAATMVTAGVFMVCRLSPMFEMSPTALTVVTYVGAATCLFAATVGTVQTDIKRVIAYSTCSQLGYMFFAAGVGAYGAAMFHLFTHAFFKALLFLGAGSVIHAMHHEQDMRFYGGLRKSIPITFFAMMAGTLAITGVGIEDLFGFAGFYSKDAIIEAAYARGTTAGGIAFIVGVTAALLTSFYSWRLVFLTFFGQPRWAGSEHIQHAVHDAHGHDHDHAHDHGHAHDHDHAAHDHADTHAVAHAHDAPDEGAGSEPAVDTRGAEDMPKGTAGYHPHESPLVMLIPLIVLSIGAVFAGFVFATPFIGAGGSAFWRGSLVFNAEFMEAVEHVPFLAKMAATFVMLAGFVIALWAYMLDRTVPARFAATFNGLYKFLLNKWYFDELYDILFVRPAFALGRFLWTKGDQGTIDRFGPNGAAAVVEFGSRISHRLQSGYVYTYALVMLLGLAAAATWAMAV, from the coding sequence ATGATCACGCTCCTCGTCTTCCTGCCGCTGCTCGCCGCGATCATCGCCGGCCTGGGCAATCGCGCGATCGGCAACGTGCCGGCCAAGATCGTCACCACCGGCGCGCTGTTCGTATCGTGCGGCATCGCCTGGACGATCTTCCCCGGCTATCTCGCGGGCACGTCGCAGCCTTATGTCGCGCACGTTCTGAAGTTCATCGCCTCGGGCAATTTGCAGGTCGACTGGGCGCTGCGCGTCGACACGCTCACCGCGGTGATGCTGGTGGTGGTGACGAGCGTCTCGGCGCTCGTCCACCTCTACAGCTGGGGCTATATGGCGGAGGATCCGTCGCAGCCGCGCTTCTTCGCTTACCTTTCGCTGTTCACCTTCGCGATGCTGATGCTGGTGACCAGCGACAGCCTGATCCAGATGTTCTTCGGCTGGGAAGGCGTCGGCCTCGCCTCCTACCTGCTGATCGGCTTCTGGTATGAGAAGCCGTCGGCGCAGAAGGCGGCGATCAAGGCGTTCGTGGTCAATCGCGTCGGCGATTTCGGCTTCTCGCTCGGCATCTTCGGCACCTTCCTCGTGTTCGGCACCGTCTCGATCCCGACCATCCTCGGCATGGCGCCGCAGATGGCGGGGACGACGATCGGCTTCCTCGGCTGCCGCGTCGACACGATGACCCTGCTCTGCCTGCTGCTGTTCATCGGTGCGATGGGCAAGTCGGCGCAGCTCGGTCTGCACGTCTGGCTGCCGGACGCGATGGAAGGCCCGACCCCGGTCTCCGCGCTGATCCACGCCGCGACGATGGTCACGGCGGGCGTGTTCATGGTGTGCCGCCTGTCGCCGATGTTCGAGATGAGCCCGACCGCGCTGACCGTGGTCACCTATGTCGGCGCCGCGACCTGCCTGTTCGCGGCGACGGTCGGCACGGTGCAGACCGACATCAAGCGCGTGATCGCCTATTCGACCTGTTCGCAGCTCGGCTACATGTTCTTCGCCGCCGGCGTCGGCGCCTATGGCGCGGCGATGTTCCACCTGTTCACGCACGCTTTCTTCAAGGCGCTGCTGTTCCTCGGTGCGGGCTCGGTGATCCACGCGATGCACCACGAGCAGGACATGCGCTTCTATGGCGGCCTGCGGAAATCGATCCCGATCACCTTCTTCGCGATGATGGCGGGCACGCTCGCGATCACCGGCGTCGGCATCGAGGATCTGTTCGGCTTTGCGGGCTTCTATTCGAAGGACGCGATCATCGAGGCGGCTTACGCGCGCGGCACCACTGCCGGCGGCATCGCCTTCATCGTCGGCGTGACGGCGGCATTGCTGACCAGCTTCTATTCGTGGCGCCTGGTGTTCCTGACCTTCTTTGGCCAGCCGCGCTGGGCGGGTTCGGAGCATATCCAGCATGCGGTGCACGACGCGCATGGTCACGACCATGACCACGCGCACGATCACGGCCACGCACATGATCACGATCATGCCGCGCACGATCACGCGGACACGCACGCCGTCGCTCACGCGCACGACGCGCCGGACGAGGGCGCCGGATCGGAGCCTGCCGTCGATACGCGCGGTGCCGAGGACATGCCGAAGGGCACTGCGGGCTATCACCCGCACGAAAGCCCGCTGGTCATGCTGATCCCGCTGATCGTGCTCAGCATCGGCGCGGTGTTCGCCGGCTTCGTCTTCGCGACCCCGTTCATCGGCGCGGGCGGCTCGGCCTTCTGGCGCGGCAGCCTCGTCTTCAACGCCGAGTTCATGGAGGCGGTCGAGCATGTGCCGTTCCTCGCCAAGATGGCGGCGACGTTCGTGATGCTGGCGGGCTTCGTGATCGCCTTGTGGGCTTACATGCTGGATCGCACCGTCCCGGCGCGTTTCGCCGCGACCTTCAACGGACTGTACAAGTTCCTGTTGAACAAGTGGTATTTCGACGAGCTCTACGACATCCTGTTCGTCCGCCCGGCCTTTGCGCTTGGCCGCTTCCTGTGGACCAAGGGCGATCAGGGGACGATCGACCGCTTCGGGCCGAACGGTGCCGCGGCGGTGGTCGAGTTCGGCAGCCGCATCAGCCACCGGCTCCAGTCGGGTTATGTCTACACCTATGCGTTGGTGATGCTGCTCGGCCTGGCTGCCGCCGCCACCTGGGCCATGGCGGTATGA